A segment of the Oncorhynchus tshawytscha isolate Ot180627B linkage group LG06, Otsh_v2.0, whole genome shotgun sequence genome:
TGTAATTTTTCACCTGTGGTAAGTTGCAGGTGCCtacagggtaaaaaaaaaatagccaTTCAAACCATTTTGAAAAGAGAACATTCTGCTCCATTGCACTCAATTGTAAATTATCAAATTATATTTGACTGTACTCTATTTGCAGTAAAACTTGACTGTCAAGAAAGCTTACTGTCAGTTGCATGACATGACAGATGTTATAAGTAGTCCCTATTGCTGATACAGGTTTATTGAAAATGATTCAGCACTATCATGTTGACTTCAGCAGTATGCGTATGAactatggctagctagctaacataaattGAGGCATGTTTTGAAATAAATTCTAAACACATATCAGTTACTGTGACTGCATACAGTAAGACATATTCTATGTAAGGTTTAACAAACATGTTTGTATTGTATGTGTTCGTTCTTATTCTGTTGCTTTCTCACTTTAGTTATGGTCACCTGCCTTGTGAACAGTGACTGTTCTGTCAATGCTGACTGTTTTACGCCAAATTTGAAGAAAGCgtatattctttttttttttgcaaagccGGTCATTTTAAATGTGACTTGGAAGCATATTCCTTATTTTGGGATGCAAAACCAGAAAGGGCTTATTCCAATGCAGCTTGTTTTCCCATCATGTTCAAAAAAAAGAAATAGCACTCAATGTATTGTCGATCAATATACCATACTGCTCTGCATATGCATGGGAAGTGGAAATCTAATAAGGTGATGTGGACTCCTGTGTTGACAGTAGTTATTGAAATCAACTGACTGAAGTGAGAATGTTATCTTGATTTTCACAAAGTATATTGTCACTGCCTGAGGACCTGTCACCACAAATTCCCTCAACTAAGGTAAACATTGAGCAATTGCAAAGGAACTTAATCTCAAGTGAATGAAGAATTCTGTTTTGTTACCCATACTTTAAATGCATTAGTATGAATCCATACAATTGCCTCCTCTAGGACAGTTGATGTTGGAAAACCTAAAATGACACTTTTGGAAAGTATTTCCAGTTAGTAATGTAAAGAAAATCTATTCTTGGTCAGCTTTAAGTGGGTATCACATATTTAACCATTGTCCTGTAAATCATATATATTCTGAGATGTATTTCTTTGTTGCTATGTGAAACTACGTATGTGGCCCATTTGTAAGATGAAACTTGAATGTAGGTGGAATCTTTTTTCTGTACATagtctcaatatcaaataaaacTCATTTTCACCAAGGTTTACTAAATGTGTGACATTTgaactatatatatattgtcCTTATTCTGTTATTTCTATTTTGTCATCTGTATTTCtgtatgtgtttttttatttttttatggaatacctGTGCATGTTCGTGATTTCAGTCCCTAACTTTTTATCAGCATTCAAAGCAGTTGCTCAAGGCGTCACAGTTTCAGTCTAGATAGTAGTAGGATGACTTTCCATCACAGTTTCAGTCTAGTTAGTAGTAGGATGACTTTCCATCACACTTTCAGTCTAGTTATTAGTAGGATGACTTTCCATCACAGTTTCAGTCTAGTTAGTAGTAGGATGACTTTCCATCACAGTTTCAGTCTAGTTAGTAGTAGGATGACTTTCCATCACAGTTTCAGTCTAGTTAGTAGTAGGATGACTTTCCATCACAGTTTCAGTCTAGTTAGTAGTAGGATGACTTTCCATCACAGTTTCAGTCTAGTTAGTAGGAGGACTTTCCATCACAGTTTCAGTCTAGTTAGTAGTAGGACTTTCCATCACAGTTTCAGTCTAGTTAGTAGGAGGACTTTCCATCACAGTTTCAGTCTAGTTAGTAGTAGGATGACTTTCCATCACAGTTTCAGTCTAGTTAGTAGTAGGATGACTTTCCATCACACTTTCAGTCTAGTTAGTAGGAGGACTTTCCATCACACTTTCAGTCTAGTTATTAGTAGGATGACTTTCCATCACAGTTTCAGTCTAGTTAGTAGTAGGATGACTTTCCATCACAGTTTCAGTCTAGTTAGTAGTAGGATGACTTTCCATCACAGTTTCAGTCTAGTTAGTAGTAGGATGACTTTCCATCACAGTTTCAGTCTAGTTAGTAGTAGGATGACTTTCCATCACAGTTTCAGTCTAGTTAGTAGGAGGACTTTCCATCACAGTTTCAGTCTAGTTAGTAGTAGGACTTTCCATCACAGTTTCAGTCTAGTTAGTAGGAGGACTTTCCATCACAGTTTCAGTCTAGTTAGTAGTAGGACTTTCCATCACAGTTTCAGTCTAGTTAGTAGTAGTATGACTTTCCATCACAGTTTCAGTCTAGTTAGTTGGAGGACTTTCCATCACAGTTTCAGTCTAGTTAGTAGGAGGACTTTCCATCACAGTTTCAGTCTAGTTAGTAGTAGGACTTTCCATCACAGTTTCAATCTAGTTTGTAGTAGGACTTTACATCACAGTTTCAGTCTAGTTAGTAGTAGGACTTTACATCACAGTTTCGGGCTAGTTAGTAGAACATTTCATCACAGTTTCGGtctaggtagtagtagtagaacttTTCTTCACTGTTTTGACTTAAAAGTAAGTCTTACAGTATATATTCAGCATATGTTAAAGCAAAATAAAGATGTATAGTTATACATTTATTTCTAGGGCACTCAACAGTAATAATTGATCACATGTAATCTAATGCatatcaaatgtttttatttttatagggTCCCCTCACAATGTAACACATTTACTGGCAACACCCTGATTAttaaaaaacaatacattttcaCTTTAATATATTGGTGACAGAGTAATGGTAGACAGAAAAGTCCCCTGAGAACTGGAATTATTGGGGAGCGAATGTAAGACAGGAAAATCCTCTCATTGCTGGTGGTGATCAATATGTCAGCCGCCATTTTGCTGAGTGAAATCTCACTGGCTGCGTctgtaatggcaccctattccctatatagtctttagtcaaaagtagtacactatataggagatcaaatcaaatcaaattttatttgtcacatacacatggttagcagatgttaatgcgagtgtagcgaaatgcttgtggaacgcgaagcgaggcggccatctctgtcggcgccggaagtacaaagTGGGTGCCATTTAAGAAGCAACACTGTACTGTTCATCTGGGAAACATGTGTTCCGGAATGTTGGGGTTGTAGATGCATTGTCTTCTCAGTCTTCATTTGGGCAGATGTGCGTGCCCTGTTAGAACTGCAGCTGGACCTGTTGGGCTTGGTATATATCGAAGTCCCCAGGGATTGTATCTAAAGGGAGAGGGTGAGATAAGTCAATATGGAATCTGTGCATGGCAATAGGCCTACCTACTGTAAATGAGTCATACTCTAAGTTAGTTGGTGTCTGTAGTACGTCCAAATGTCTTTACAATACCACACGACCAACAGACCAATATCATTAAAGGGTCATTCTGCAGTTGCTGCATCCATTTGTTTTCATAAATTAaggatatgtacccattgattcttaaagaatataacttagaactTAAGCTTAGTTCAACTATCGTACTGCATCAGAAGCCAAAATATAAGCCTGTTTTACTCTGTttataaacaaagtaaatgtaaacatactatatagcctcaaacCATGTTtgaaactataatgttgatatcatggatatcagtccttgcatccatagcggTGTATATGAATTTGGAGTGGTTATATTCctctagccccatccctcagctgttaacCGAAGAAGGGGTGGGGAAAACACTTCATTGTTTTAACTGCTGATTGCCTCAAATGTATTTCTCTCTAAAACCTCAAACTAGTCGTATGTGTACCAAGAGGTAATTTAGTAGGAGTCTATATAAATGCGGCCACGGTATCACTTCATGCTAATGTGAAGGCATAGAAGCAGGCACAAAATATAGGTAAATGCAGTTCCCCTTTAGCCAGAGACCAGTTTCATCCATTTCTCAATACAGGAATTATATTATCGGGATGCTGCAAGGCAATCATTCCGTAATTGATTCCCTAAGGTCCTCATTCTCCTCTACTTCCTGCTTGTTAAAAGGGTATTCTAAAGGGGGGGGTCAGCATTAGTGTGCTGCTCACCATTGCAGCGGTAGCGTAGGTTAGCCCAGATGATGTTCTCCTGAGAGAAGCAAAAGACGCCCAGTCTGCCTCCTCTCATGGTGGTGTCTATGATGATGCCTGTGTCTGCCACTAGCTGAGGACCCTCATAGAAACGCACCCTGaaaatgacacacacaaacacatagggagACCAGTAAGGAACACAAAAATATGAcaaaggctgcgtttacacaggcagaccaattaTCTTCCCAATAATTCTGCAAAGATCAGAATTAGGCTGTCTGTAAATGCAGCCAAAATATGACCATCTTGAACCAGAATAgttacagcaccagtcaaaagtttagacacacctactgatTTAAGGGTTTTTcataatttttactattttctacaatgtagaaaaattgtgaagacctcaaaactatgaaataacacatatggagtcatgtagtaaccaagagtgttaaacaaatcaaaatatattttatattcttcaaagaagccaccatttgcacactctgggcattctctcaaccagcttcatgaattcgtcacctggaatgcatttcaattaacagatgtgccttgttaaaaggcaatttgtggaatttctttccttcttaatatttttatttctccgttattttaccaggtaagttgactgagaacacgttctcatttacagcaacgacctggggaatagttacaggggagagatgaatgagccaattgtaaactggggattattaggtgaccgtgatggtttaagggccagattgggaatttagccagaacACCAGGGTTAAAagcccctactcttacaataagtgtcaTGGGATCTTTAACGACCTCAGAGAGGCAGGACACCCGTTTCACATCCCTTCCAAAAGGCagcgtccccaatcactgccctggggcattgggatattttttagaccagaggaaagagtgcctcctactggccctccaacaccacttccagcagcatctggtctcccatccagggcttgcttcagaagcaagccagcagtggtatgcagggtggtatgctgctggcaaatgcatttgagccaatcagttgtgacaaggtagggctggtatacagaagatagccctatttggtaaaatagcaagtccaaattatggcaagaacatctcaaataagcaaagagaaaaaacaGTCCCTCATTATtttaagaaatgaaggtcagtcaatgcggaaaagttcaagaactttgaacatttcttcaagtgcagtcgcaaaaaccatcaagcgctatgatgaaactggctctcatgaggacctccacaggaaaggaagacccagagttacctctgctgcagtggataagttcattacagttaactgcacctcagattgcagcctaaataaatgcttcacagagttcaagtagcagacacatctcaacatcaactattcagaggagactgcatgaatcaggcctttatggtcgaattgctgcaaagaaaccactactaaaggacaccaataagaacaagagacttgcttgggccaagaaaaacaCAAGCAAttaacattagactggtggaaatctatcctttggtctgatgagtccaaatttgagatttttggttcaaaccgttgtgtctttgtgagacgcagagtaattgaacggatgatctccgcatgtgtggttcccaccgtgaagcatggaggaggaggtgtgatggtgtgggggtgctttgctgttgacactgtcagtgattaatttagaattcaaggcacacttaaccagcatggctaccacagtattctgcagcgataggtcatcacatctggtttgcgcttagtgggactattatttgcttttcaacaggacccaaaacacacctccaggctgtgtaagggctatttgaccaagaaggagagtgatggagtgctgaatcagatgacctggcctccacaatcagccaatctcaacccaatttagatggtttgggatgagttggactgcagagtgaaggaaaagcagccaacaagtgctcagcatatgtgggaactccttcaagactgttggaaaagaattcctcgtgaagctagttgagagaatgccaagagtgtgcaaagctgtcatcaagacaaagggtggctactttgaagaatctcaaatataaaatatattttaatttgtttaacacttatttggttactacatttaaattgtattatttgacctttatttataaACGTTTTTCTCATtaagataacatctcttttccaagagagacctggtccaatagcagcagggggaacaatgTTTCAGACTAAACAacatacatacactaacacaacattaaacaaaactataaacacagaTACAGTACAACAACTACATTAGagacaattacactcttctatgatataaACATCGaacaagtgtttaaactccaccaacgagACTAGATCATCAAATTTTAAAATGTTctggagagaattccaggactatggagctaagtaactaaaactatttctaccatgacctgttctaatttttggtactgttCGAAGCAAATGAGACtgtaattgatatttatttaccgACCTGACTAAAAAAGAAAAGAACAATAATTTGTGTAAATTCCTTAGTAAACCAAGGGTTCTCTCTGCCCTTAATACTGATGTTTTTTTCAGGGGCATGCCTATTGCATACATCCTGGAATGCGTTGTGGAAGTAAGAAAAGGCTAGTTCAACATAAGGGattaattccattccattcaatGCTATATACATCATGTAAAAAACTTTGAATGTCAAACCGCTTCCAGTTTCTTTTCGTAATGACACGTGGAGATTTCTTAGGAATTTTACCATCTCTCACACAGGCAATAGCACAGTGATCACTTGTCATTTGCAAAAATACCAGAAGCATTAAAATGATGAGGATTATTGGTTAAGATCAAATAAATCAAAGAGGATATTTTATATTCAACCTAGTTACACTGTTTACAATCTGAGTGAGATTATAGGTATTGCATAGAATTTTGAGTTGATGTTAGCCAGTCCTGAATCAGATCACCCATCAGGACAAACTCAGAATTAACATTCTGTGATAACAATTTGAAAATGCAATCCAGAGAGCCAACAGTAGCAGATGGAGGTCTAGAACAACAAGATACAACAATATTTAAAGATGCACCAAGGTTTAGGTTGAAAGACAGATATTCAAATTGCTTAGGTTTTAGTAACAGAAATCAGAAAACCACAGGGGACTTGTCTTTTACGTATACAGCAACATCACCACCCATAGATTTACCATCTGTACAAAAAAACATTGTAACCATTTATGCCaatatttttgtctgtaatagaTTTTTTAAGCCAGGTTTCAGAAAGCATAAATACATCAGGGTCGGCAGTTTTTATCCATACATCCACCAAATCAAGCTTCGGCAGAAGACTTCTTACATTCATATGCAAAAACTTCAGGCCACTCTGACTACTTAATTCGATAGGGGTAAGAATGTCAGGACCTGGGTTAGACAATTTCCAGACAATAGAAGCAGCAAGATAATGGCAAGTCTAGATCGAGAGTTACAACATTTGGATTTACAGACAGCACTTGAACGAGAATCCATAGCCACCagagattccatatgtgttatatgattccatatgtgttatttcatagttttgatgtcttcactattattctacaatgtagaaaataataaaaaataaagaaaaatccttgaatgagtatgtgtgtccaaacatttgactggtactgtatgttagaaCTGGAAGATGTTTCCTATTGTGGTAAAGAATACCATTTGGATAATATGATAAGAGAAAACATGCATGAAAATAATTTTGTGTTGTTCAAGTTCAACAGTATGTGGTCTTATAAAATCTTGTCAGTTCAATCAGTTGTACACGTAATGCCACAAATTAAAATTGAGTGTATTATCAAAGGACAATGTCATGTCATAAATGTCAAACTGCGCCAAAGGCCATCAAACGCCTATGACTTGTGTCTAATAGCAGCCTACTACCTGATGTATCCATCTTGGGGCCTGTGTTGCAAGAACCAGCGGTAGGAGGTCTTGTCCTTCCAGCCCACGTTGCGGGCATCTTTCCACAGCAGCTTCACCTGGTCACTGGTGTCTCCGGTGTGCCACAGGGAGTTACGTAGATTTTCCCCTGGTCCCGTGTTGGACTTTACAGCCTAGTTGTCAACACAATTGCATAGGCACCAATGTTACATAACTGTGGATCTCTTCCAATGTATCAATCTGGGCAGGTGTTTTAATACTTCAGCTCAAGGGGGAAGAAACTGGAACATGTATCTATTCTCTATTGAGCTGGTTTTTAGTCTAGGAGTAGACTTAATCTTGGTCTAAGAAACTGGCCCTATGGGTTGTGTGTAGGTCAGACTATTGACCGAGTTGTGGTGTGGTGGCATGAATTTGTATATGAACGTGACTTTTACTACGACTGGATAAGTCATATATAGTATGTGCGTATAGGATTTTGTTTTACCTTCAGTTGTATCCCTGGTTCTGCCACAGCTCGGAACGGATTGGCCTGCCAGTAGATCTGCTCAACTTGTTTCCACATCACTACGTAGAAGGAGGAAGAGTCCTGGTAGCCAAAGATGAAGCCTGCATAGTCGTCGTCTGTTACCGTATTCACATGGAACGTCCCTTCGAAGTCAACGCCGTTGAAAGCCGTGTAACCTTGAGAGAATGGCGTGAGTTTGGGTCAGGGTGTGTTTCTAAAGGTACATAAATTGGTTTATTGAATGAATCCAACGTGAGACACAGTGTGATTGCTGTTCTTACCAACAGCCAGTCCAGGGTCACTGTTCATAGTTTGAACGATCTCTCTACCCTGTGGAAAGAGAATCAGATAAAATGATGGAACTTAAGCAGTTAACATGTCTCCTGGCAAttatttgtatatactgtaacaCCCTTTGACTTAGATTAGATTTAATGCATGCATCAAAACCTGATCGAGCACCACCCAGTTAGGGTCTATCTGTGCGTCTCCCTCCGGGTCCAGCACCACTGTCTGGTAGGCCCTGAAGTCTGTGAGAGTAACCTCAGCGTTCTCTGGGCACACATCGATGCTGTCGATGATGGTGTCGTTGTCAAAGTCGTTCTCGCACAGGTTCCCAACCCCATCACCTGTAAcaagaaaatcaaaagaaatttgTGACTTTGAAGGCACAGGATAACATCAATATCAAAATGACACGGATATATTGGAGAACTGTTTTGAAACTGGGCTGAAAAATGGCTAGACTCACCGTCAGAGTCCTCCTGCAGAGGGTTGGGAATGAGGCGACAGTTGTCCGGTCCCGGGGGCAGAAGGTCAGGAATACCATCATTGTCATCGTCATTGTCACACTCGTCCCCCAGGCCATCCTTGTCCGTGTCCAGCTGGGCGCTGTTGATGACTGCAGGGCAGTTGTCCTGAGAGTCCTGGTGACCGTCACCATCACTGAGAATAGTAGAGAAAAACACAAGGAGACCAAGACAGAGATTTAGCTGGGGTAGGATTCAGCATTGGAGACCATTTTACAGTTCTCATTGTTGTGGGTTTATGAAAGTTTAAGTGTTGTATAGTAACACTACTATACCTGTCCTTATTGGTGTCACAAGGATCTCCGATCAAGTCGTTGTCCATATCCAACTGTGGAAACATAAATATCATTCAAACAAACCAAAGTTTGTTATGCTGTTACGTACAACATGTTGTAATGACTAGAATGTGTACAAGTACAGCCAATACGAAACCAGACCTGGTCAGGGTTGGGAACGTAAGGGCAACTGTCACAGGCATCTCCGACTTTGTCCCCGTCTCGATCCTTCTGGTCAGTATTGGGAACCCTTTTGCAGTTGTCCAGGTTGTTAGGGATTCCTGTAGTAGGGAAGATTATCTTTGTCATATGTCAATTGACATGTATTACAGCAACAGCAGAATTAGTCTTGTCACGGTCAAATACTGTCCATGCATACTGACCGTCGCCATCAATGTCTTCGTCACATTCGTCACCCAGTCTATCAATATCAGTGTCTTTCTGGTCGTTGTTTTTGATCATACGGCAGTTGTCACAGGCGTCTCCAAAGTCGTCTTCGTCCACATTTCTTTGGTTGACGTTTGGTACCAGCACACAGTTGTCCTACCATAGAGGCATCAGAGTCTTATCAGAGCCTGTCTTTACACTAAGATACAAAATAGGGTGTAAATACTTGTAGTAagcatgagtgagagagagaccagtaacCTGTGTATTTAAGATTCCATCCCCATCTGCATCCTCATCGCAGGCGTCTCCTATACCATCCTTGTCTGCGTCCTCTTGGCCAGAGTTGGGTACCGTTTGACAGTTATCCTATATAAAGCACACGACTGTGACTTAATTTTTCTGCTCTGGATATTTCTTTCTGTTTGAAATAGTATAGTCACAGTTTTTCTTTGTCTTTTCAAGGTGATAATAGTGTATTACCTTGGCACAGTTCCTCTCGGCGCATTCCTGTTTCTCATCAGGGAAGCCATCAATGTCAATATCAGATCCGCAGAAGTAGCCATTGCCAGCCCATCCCACCCCACACTGTGAATCAGGATAAAGACAGAGTTATGGACTGTACATGAAATGtcaattaacattcaattccatTTCAGCAGAATCAATAGAGGGCAATCTGCATCCAACAGAATGCTATAGACAACATGTATTAAAAGGAGCAGTATACATTTAGGCTGTATTCATATTCACATTGATCCATTGCAACATAATCGTATCCCATTACCTGACACTCTATTTTCCCATCTCGTTGGACAATACACTCTCCGCTGGCATGGCAGGGGTTGGGCTGGCCATTACCACATGCTCTCTCAGGCTTACAGCCCTTGCGCTGATCCCCAGCATAGCCTGCCTTACAGAGGCCACACCTAAACGAGCCCTAACAACAAACACCGCCACCACATTATAAACTTAGTTCCTCAAGACCTCAGAGGAAAGACCTCTGGATTTTCAAATATACAGTATTGAGTGGCATTGATTGGTTATTATTTATACTTACAGGTGTGTTTACACAATTGGAATTTTCCACACAACCTCCATTCTTGGGTCCTTCGCACTCATTGATGTCCTTGCAGACCTGAGTAGAATTCAAATACAAAAAAAGAAAGCCATAATGCATATATCTTCAAACAAAACCTTACATGTTGCCAATGCCAAGCTCATAAGCTTTTTGCTTGAGCCAAAATGCCTACCTGTTTGTTTTTAGTGGCGTAGGAGAGGCTTACTCCCTGCACCTGAGGGCCAGTGTAGCCAGTTGGACAGGGGCCACAGCGGAAACCTGGGGACGTGTTTATGCAGCGCACACCCATGTGGCAAGGcttcaccacacactacacaggagcagaggagagagagtgtattaaTATGTTCGAAATGTGACTCTTCAATAGATATTAGAATTTGCCATTGAGATATCGTGAAATCAGACACTTTAACAGTTGATTTAAAACCAACGTACACAATAACTTGTGCAATACACAATAACACATACTATGAGTACATGATCATGTTTCAATTTAGGCACACTACAGAATACTAGGTGAatttgttttttttgggggggtgggggtgtttgCTCAAGTGTCCCACCTCGTCCACATCCATGCATCGGGTACTGTTGCCCACCATGCCCTCAGGGCAGGGGCCACACTTGATGCCGCCAGCTGTTTCAATGCACTTTACCCCCGGGTGGCAGGGGTTAGGGTCACAGGAGGGGCGAGAGGGACCTTGCATGCCTAGGGGGGGAAGAGGGTGATAAGTCATCCATCAGCCAAGTAGACCACCTGAATTAATGTTCTGAATTGTAGCGCTCTCCCGTACAATGTCTCCATCTACTGGAGGCAATGAAAcataattggctcattcatcccccctgtACTTATGTACTTAttcatgtatgtactgtattcaaAATACAGTAACTGTTTTATGTGCCTGAAGGAGCTAGTTTATTAATGCTAACTTCTTGGAAGTTATTATAAAGTGTCACCACCTTTACAGATCAAATTCTTTTGGGAGCCTGtgataaatgtaaaataaatgtcTTGTCAATGGCACGTAAAATTATATTTGTCTAAAATGCTACGTTTATATGATAATCATCACAATTGAATGTCACTGTTTTTATTAAGCATATTCCTTATTTTCAGCATTCATATTCAGCATTCATTTACAAATCTGAATTGCTAAGTCCTATCATCTCCATGGCCAATGGGCTGATTCATTCAGCAGCTTATGCTGTTGAGCAACTTGTCAAATCACACTGGTAGTGTCATCGTAGTGTTCACACCATTATTTCTGGAGCCTGTTTGCTAGGAATTCATACAGAAAACATTTCAGCTCCTAATGTGAAGACCACACTGATTACACCACAGTATTTACTGCCATCCAACTGGCATATCTATTTCTGCTGGCTGGCCTAGGCTACTCACCACAGGCTTCACACTCCATCACTGTGTTCTTCAGGAACACAATCTCTTGGATCTGCATGGAGGTACAAAGACACTATTAGTTCACATTATTAAACTGTATGGGACCGTGTACTGGACCTGACATCCTCACAGAGAGATGCCCTGTAAGTCCAAACAGTGGCTTTACCTGTTGTTTCAGCAGTTCTTTGATCTCAGCCAGAGCTTGATTTGTTCCCTTGATCTGATTGATGATTTCGCCAtctgaaaattaaatatttcatAATACTGTATTAGCGACGCATTAGCAATGGACAGAACATACTTCCTGTTCCAGTATACTACGTTTCAACCAAAGTCAAAGGACGAGTCAGTTGACAGTAAGAATAGACATTTTAAGTGAATGGGGTGTTATCATCATAGGATGCCAAGATCAACTCAAACTAATGTCAACCCTACCGAAGTCCTCCTCATGTTGCAACAGAATGTTAATCACATCACAAAGCTCTTGCTCGTACACTCTTAAAAAagaaaagtgctatctagaacctaaaagggttcttcggctgttcccgtaggagaaccctttgaataatgCTTTTTTGGTttaaggtagaacccttttgggttccatatagaaTAATTttttacagagggttctac
Coding sequences within it:
- the comp gene encoding cartilage oligomeric matrix protein, whose amino-acid sequence is MLWILVLVISLSVSSELVAGQRDGEIINQIKGTNQALAEIKELLKQQIQEIVFLKNTVMECEACGMQGPSRPSCDPNPCHPGVKCIETAGGIKCGPCPEGMVGNSTRCMDVDECVVKPCHMGVRCINTSPGFRCGPCPTGYTGPQVQGVSLSYATKNKQVCKDINECEGPKNGGCVENSNCVNTPGSFRCGLCKAGYAGDQRKGCKPERACGNGQPNPCHASGECIVQRDGKIECQCGVGWAGNGYFCGSDIDIDGFPDEKQECAERNCAKDNCQTVPNSGQEDADKDGIGDACDEDADGDGILNTQDNCVLVPNVNQRNVDEDDFGDACDNCRMIKNNDQKDTDIDRLGDECDEDIDGDGIPNNLDNCKRVPNTDQKDRDGDKVGDACDSCPYVPNPDQLDMDNDLIGDPCDTNKDSDGDGHQDSQDNCPAVINSAQLDTDKDGLGDECDNDDDNDGIPDLLPPGPDNCRLIPNPLQEDSDGDGVGNLCENDFDNDTIIDSIDVCPENAEVTLTDFRAYQTVVLDPEGDAQIDPNWVVLDQGREIVQTMNSDPGLAVGYTAFNGVDFEGTFHVNTVTDDDYAGFIFGYQDSSSFYVVMWKQVEQIYWQANPFRAVAEPGIQLKAVKSNTGPGENLRNSLWHTGDTSDQVKLLWKDARNVGWKDKTSYRWFLQHRPQDGYIRVRFYEGPQLVADTGIIIDTTMRGGRLGVFCFSQENIIWANLRYRCNDTIPGDFDIYQAQQVQLQF